The sequence ggagcagcagggccGGGAGGATGAGCAGGAGTAGGGCAGGGACCTGCATGGCTTGGAGGGGAGAGCCAAGAGGtgtgggtgcaggcaggcacATACCTGCATGTCACCTTTCTTCCCACACAAGCACCGTTCACAACAGCTGGCATCCCCCGCCAGACCCTCTGGGAGCCCTCTGAGccccccagctcctccctgggAGGATGGAAGGGAGACGTGAGTCCCACAACTACTGCCAGCACCCACCCTGTCATCTCGTCCTTGGAGGGCAGGAGGCTCAGCAAGGAGATACCAACTCTGCCCTTTTGCTCACCTCATCCTCCTCCATGGGAGGGAGAACCTGATTCAAGCGCCTCCTCATGGTGGTGCCTCCTCTGCCGGGGTGGCATTGCTGCCCTCACCACTGCAAAAGCAGTGGCTCTGTGGTGTTCACGTTCCTGCATACCCACATCCATCCCAGCCCAGACAAGCCGTGTGCTGGAAAAGGCTCCCTGACCAACACCAGCTGAACCCTCTGCTAGATTTGGGTTCACAAAGTGGGAGCACGAGTCATGTGAAAAGAGCTTCCCATGCACAGAGGTGGCTACCCCGAGTTCCCAGCCCCTGATGGACACTGCTTCCCTGGGACTCACCCATGGACCATCCAGCGTTTGCTCTCCTGCCGCtttgcctccctcctgcccaagGACCAGGCGCTGCTCTGGCGGCAGTGCTAGCAGGGGGGCTGCCCAGACCCTCTATCAGCACGCACAGCTGTGGGAAGGGAGCTGCGGCTTCCTGAGCAGCCAAACCCATCTCCTGTCCTTCAGCACAGTCCTCGCTTTAACTGTGCTGCCACACCACCGTCTCCTTAGACAAGTCTCAACCAGAGACCAGCTCCATAATTTCTTGTTTCTGCACAGTAAAGCAAGGGAGGGTTGCACCCAGGAGGAGCCCTTGCATGCCCCCTTGCCCCCCAAGCTGCACCTTTTTACATCCTGGGAAAAGGGTCCCTTACACAAATGtctgccttttcctctgcttcaaGGCAGCTCTTTCTCAGCATGCTCTGGGCTTCAATCCTTGAGGCACCTCAACCTGGGGACCGCAGCCTAGTTGGCAGACCAGCGAGAAACAGTTTCTGCACATTACCTCAGCTAGTTGTTTGTGGTGTAGCTGAGGGATCCTTTCTTTCTGGCTTGCCAGGAAAAATGGGGATGGCTCTTCTGGAGAGCTGAGAGGCAGCTTTAACATTTGTGGGAGAAGCCTCAGCAGAGACCAGGCAAGGAGATTAGAGGCAGAGGAAGTAGCTCGGTTTTGCAATTCCTCCTGCTGTCTGTTCCTGCAGCCAAGCTGTCTCCACTTCCCTAGCCCATAGGTCACTGCAGAGCATCTTGgactgcagggctggagggTCACCCAAAAGCTGCAAGGGGAGATGCTACAGAAGAGAGGACATACTGGTTTTCTACTGTTTTCCATTCTGTGGATTGTGGTGGGTctaccccagccagcagctaagcacccaCCAGCCATTCACCCACTGCCTCTATAGCTgtatgggggagagaactggaaaactaaaagtgagaaaaaaaacctttgtgggtcaagataaagacagtttaataagtgaaggaaagagggagaaaaatagtGATGCAAAAGCGTTCACTCATCACCTTCCACCAGCAGCtcgatgcccagccagccccctTAGAAAAACTTCCTCCCCCCCAGTCCACTTGCTGTAGGGGCATTTTAGTTCAGCTTGTAGAAAGAGGACTGGAGGCAGCAACAGAAGCAGAACTTAGGGGACAATTTTTTGGCTCTGCATAAGTAATTTCCAACAGAAAGCAAGGGATAGGAAGGGAGAGAACAAATGTAACCTTGACGACCTTATAGGATCGCAGGGATTAAGCCTGTATGTTGTTGCCCCTCCTCCACAGCACTACTCTTACCCTCACCCTGGACATACAGCATCCCCCATGACATCACCAGTTAGTCTTCCACACCATGAACCCGCATTCCCAACCCACAGCCCTTATCATGGCTTCTgcctctctgtctcccttttcCAGGTGGATGAATGCACTAGGACACTTTGAACCTTCAAAAGGTCCTTCAGCCCACATGCTTTACTCCCTCAAGGAGAAAGAGCAGAAGACCCAAGCAGTCCACTGCGACATGTCTTGCTGAAGGGGAAGAGGCACGCTGTACCGGCAGAAAGGGGTGCACAGGTCAGGAGTCATCTGCAGGCACACTCTTCTCATGGCTGGTTACGAGTAGTGAGGAGGAGGCCAGGAGAGATGCTGGGGTTCTGCCATCCAGGTGGGGAGAGCAAAGGAGCAGGGATGATGTCTCCTTGCTGAACCTGCTTCCCTCAGGTGAAGGCAAGAGGGAGATGAGGGTTACATCAGCCATCCTACTAGCGATGATGCTTTTGCCTCACATTTGCAGTccacattttaatttctgcccTAGGTTCACCTTTTTGCCCAGCCCATCAACTTCTTCTCCTGTTCCAGAGCCTGTTCCCATGCATCAGGGGTTGATCTGCCATGAGGTTGTTGCCCCAACCTTGATTTCACCCGCAGACAGTTTCGAGTGGGTGTTTGGAGGGAACAAAGTGATCCAGGCTGTTCCCCACTGCCTTTAGCACCTCACCAACACCATATGTAACTCTGGGAAATAGGAAGGAGATCATGAGGTGATGGTGCCCGAGGGTCATAGAAACATGCAACTTCATCACCCCCAGCTTGAGGAGCACGGTGCTCCTTCTCCAGTGCAGAAAGCAGGGTCCGTatcttcaccttcccacagCCTTCTTTAGGGACATGAACCACTCTTCAGAGCCCTGGCAGCAAGGGCCACCCTCATGCTGCCTGTCCCTGTAGACTTATGACACAGTTCACAGGAGGCTTTGGAACTCTCTGTCACTGGGTCCTTCAGCTACTGCAGGTCTCACAGCTGATTTGGCTTCTGCTGCATCGTGTGGGCTTGTGCATGGCAAGGAAAAAAGCTAAGACATGACCACCAGCCTCTGGGAGCATTATTCCTGGGGACTGGGCAGGCCTGGAGAGAAAGGTGAAAGCCCTCTTCGGGCTCCTCCATGGTGGGAGGATGGAGCTGCCCCGGGCTGAGCATGAACAGACCTACCCTGGCACACACACAAGTGCATCCTCTTATTTCTGAGAAGCCCATGAATTCAGCAGTAATGGTGAAGCCTTCCCTTGGGAAGGTCCGTGCTTGCTGGACATCACTTGAATGGAGGATCTGGTGTGAAAGCATGTCTGGCCTCAGCAGAAGCACATACTTCTATCCTCCCCTTGCAGGTGGCAGTTTCCACTGCAGCAAAATCTGGAATTGCCCGGAAACATGCCGCAATATGAGATGCCCTTTGGTTTCTCCAGTTTCATTTCAGCCCTCATGGGACATTCTAGGCTTGCTCCAGGCTCCTCAGCACTGTaagcaaaagcagcttttcctcCCCTAGAGCGACTGACTAAAGATGGGCTCCATCTCACAATGTTAGATGCCTCCAGGTCACAGGTGAGCTCGTCACCTGGGCttgtgctgcaggcaggcacagGGACAAGCAAAGCCATGGACCAATTCCACTGACATGCCTTCATTGTATCCTGCAGGATGCAGTGAAGCATTTTCTCAAAAGTGCCTGCAACTCCCCACAGGCTAAAAGGAGGTGGAGACAAAGCCTCAGACACAGACATTTGGTGCTGACACACAATGCAGACAAATCCTGCTGAAGTAACTTTATTCTGTAGGTTTAAAAAGTGATCCCTGTTGCAGGAGTGTCTTTTCAGTGGAAGTGTTGTTCAACAGGTAAGAAAGCGAGGATGAAAGGCAACAGTCATGAGCTGCAATTGGGGAAACTCTGACCAAACATAAAGGGTTAATCCTTCCCCTTGAGGGAGGTGCAGGACCAGGGCAGAGGTCCAGAGAGGTAACAAGatctccacccttggagatCCTACACAATTCAGCTGAACAAGGTCCAAAGACACCTAAGGCAGCTTTGAGGTtagccctgctctgagcagctgaTTGCAACAGAAACCTCCACAAGTTCCTTCCAAACTAAATCCTTCTGTGAGTCTGAACTCCTGAGGTCCCCTCAAAAAAGCCTCGTCTTTTACTCTCTCCCCTTCATCAGGGACACATTTTGAGCCACGTCCCAGGACCCAGCCAGACCCAAGGGTGGACGCTTATCCCCTCGAATGATGCCAGTGGAAATGTGAAGATGGGAATCTCCTCAtcaacactgaaaaatgtaacCCGTCCCTCTTCGTAATCCAGAGAGACCCGGATCCGCTTGGGAGTCTGGATTTCAGGAAGGAGAGTGCGATTAGGGGAGGTGAGAGCTTGGAAGTGCCCTGCCCACTGCCCCAGTGCCCAGATGCCCTGCTCAGGTTTAAACTCAATATCGCCCTTCCTTTTCACATCTTGTCGAGAGACGCCCACAGTCCATCCTCCTCCATCCACTACCTCCACCTCCCAGTAGTATCTCCCCGAGGTGAAGCCTTCACGGCCCAGCACACAGCGCCACGGGTTAAATCTCTCAGGGATGTCGGGGAGGTCCTGCAGCGTGTCTTCTCGTTTCACACTTTTGCAATCGTCAGACAGGACAAGGTCACAGTGGGCTGTGTCTGGATCCAGAACCACCTTCACTGCAGGACAGATGGAGTCAACATGTCAGGGCAGAGCTCACCCTAGGAGAGATCTTTGCTGGGACTgcataaggaagaaaaagggtgCAAGCAATAACTGGCAGGCTGCGGCATGGGAAGCTGCACAAGATAACAATATTAGTGCAAGGaacaaaaaatgaagcagaCGGATGACATCAagtggagagggaagaggatCGTCAGCAGACCTCCAGGCTGAAGAAGTCCCCATGCCTCTAAAATGTGACCAGCACTGCTCACTGAGGACCAGGACTCTCCAGATTTGCCTAAAACTGGGGCATGCACCAAGCGAACAGGGGGTGTGAGGGAGGGCAACTAGCAGGAAGGGAGATTAAGGCAGGGAAGATGATTCAGCACCTTGAAAGACCAAACTTTAGTTACCTTCTTCTATAGGCACTGCGTATTTTCtccatgctttaaaaaaaaaaaagaaaaccacagatgaGAAGTAATCTGAACACACTTGTACTGGATTAGCTCAGGATAATGATATGCCAGTGTAGCTGCACATTTTCTGAATTGTTGCTATATTTGTGAAAGTCATCTCACACTGTGTAGCTTCAAAACTTCAATGTCTAGCTACATGAAAGGACTCCATCCATTTTCTACAAATATAATCATGCTGCCTGTCCTGATTCAGACATATTTATGGCCTGTTTGtactttctttgaaaactgaaagcattttcttcttagtaTAAAAGGATTGCAGGGGATAGCTTAAAAACGCAtagagagcaaagaaaaataacttttctgaaaTGAGTTCAGTATTTCCTacctcttcctttcccaaaaggaaaaccaaaaccaggacatacaTGCAAAACCCAGATCAGAAAATGGCCCAACTGAAAAGTCTCCCGTGTAGGAAGGAGAACAATACTCACCAAGTTCTTCAGCTTGTCTCtctgaaaaagaagataaatcaGTACATATGGGTTGTGGGATATTGATTTGGATATAACCTCTCCCATAACCACCTGCACGTGCAGGAGGGCAGGCTTCCGCCAACGCTTGAAAATGCAAagccctctcccacccccagcCTCGAGCTCCACTCTGCAGGTGGTGGTGCAGGTTGTCCTGCTCAAATCTGGGGCAGGAAAAGGTCTCTGGGACGTCCCTCGCCTACAAGGGGCCCTGTCCCAGGGCACTCTCACCCTGCCTGTGCCACCGCTGCAGTCACCCATCCCCAGCCCCAGACACGATCTTCAAAgatctttcattttttgattCTCTATTTCactctctccttcccccccatcccccaaCCACTTTTTGGTTCACTTCACACTGTAcgtgtaaattaaaaaaagaccacCACTCCATACAGACTCTGTAAAAAATCCTTTGTAAGGAAGAAGTAAGACACTCACCGATTTCTGCATCACGGTCCTCTGAACAACAAACAGAAACACACGTGAGTTACTATTTGACAGCGTCCCTTCCCTGAGACCCCAGCTAAATGACCACACAGGTGAGGAGTGGCTGTGATGAAGGGGGCAGATCTGCTGATTTACACTCTGACTGCAAGGATGCTCATGACTCCTGAGTGAGCTGACctgcatttattttccccatCATTTATTTCCCTCTGCATTGGCACCAATTTAGCAAAAGCTCATTTTTAATAGCCAAAGGACTATTACTTGGCAATTCTATGAGCTACAAGCTAgtgaacaaataaataaaaatatatgccctcttcaagtgttttttttttttttttaatttcttggtaatcaaactacatttttataagaaaattCTCAACAGCTTAGGTTTCTTCCCCTAAAAACCAATAACTTTTCAGTACTATTTCACTACTTATATTAAAATGAGAGTGTTAAAAAGCATTGACAGCCACtcagggaaaaaaccctaatgACTTTTCAGAGCAAATTTTCACATTATTAGGGGAGGGGGAAGTAAAGTACCTGCCTGAAAAGACAGAATGAGACAGAATTTGGACAGAATGAGAGGATGAATAAAAAAGTCTGAAAGTTTTACAGAAGATTTCACTGGGAAGACAGGGAGTGAGACTTACGCAGTGCTGCCGCTTGCATCgctgaaaagcaaaaccagaacagaGCATCACCACCAAAGCTGATTCCTTTTCCCCTGAGACACTtgttggggtggggaggaggctgAAATTGCTTATGATGGAAAAGCTTCAGCCCAGGAGCTCCTCAAGACCTTTCTTCTCAAGACTTTTGGAAATCTTGCCCCCCGCCCCGAACCCACCTTGGGCAGAGGCCAGCGCTGCCTTGCTGGAGACCTGAGCAAGGGCAGGTGAAGATGAAGGGGCAGGTTTGCATCAACAAAGGAGCACCATGGGGTTAAATCTCACCTTCAATGCTACCTAACCTTTCCTGTCCCTGTGTTTTTTTAGTGCTGAGACAAAGGTGAGGCCTGTGCAAAATGAAATATGCTACCTCAAAGCTTCCTCCAGCTTTGGGAAGAACCTTGACAAccctttgaaaagcaaagttcACTGTTGGTAGAACATCTGTTCACGCTTTCTTTGGTTATTCAATGGTTTTCCTTAAAATTACAACATCATTTCATAAATTCATCAtttcataaattaatttcacaATTTCCTGTAGCTGCTAGCCAAACCATTTCCCTCCCCCACATCCCCGAGAAACATGCCCCATGAATTCTTCCATTTGAGGGAATTCTCcaatttctgaaaaatggaaagaaaagcttacCTATTTTTTGCTCATGCTTTCctatgaaggaaagaaagaaatgtaaatactttttaaaatcatccCTTCCAAAGAGCACTGATTAAACCACACCAGGAGTTACAGCCCCTTGCAGAAAGGCCATAAAGTCTGGAAGTGCTGCAGTGCCTGTACAACCCTCTGGCTCCATCTCCTTTTGGTAAGGATAGAGGATTTCAGTTTCCTTtattcctctgtattatttacACCCAGAGGGGTCTTCCAGAAGGAAAGGAAGCCCTGCCAGGCCCCCAGAAGtgccagggtttttttgcagggcCAGGCAAATTATTGCTCCATTTCTGTGGGCAGAATCCACCCCCGGCTGGGGCAGAGGAACGGCTGGCTCATGCTGCTTTTATGCCCACTTCCTTCTTGGCTACCCTTTTTGTTGGAGAAAcaacctttcttttcttgccaGAAATTAAATCCCTGGGTCTTTAAGTTCCCTGGCACTGTACGTGTGTCCAAGACACTGAGACAAGACTCTGGGACCATCCAGGCATTTCTCAAAGCCACTTGTCTGTCAAAACCAGAGGCAGATGAATAGGACAGCTGCCCAGCCCCCTTCCCCAAACACCACACCAGGATGATacctttaattttaaatagataAGCAGCAATAATAAGGAGTACGACCACAGCAACCAGGACCACACACACGGCAGTCATCCAAGGATGGGCGTTCTGGAAAAAGGGATCTGAAATATAAAATCCCCAAAGGGGTTAGGTTACTTTGCAAGTAGCAATGGGAAGTAGATTATTTCTATTTCATGCAAGCTCATCCCAAGCAGGTCTGAATCCGAGCTAGGGTAAAAATCAGCTCCTGACTGTACTCCACAAACCgacaaaaaataatattaaaaaaaacaaaacacattttggcAATTTAGCACTTGTCTGAGGATGAGGTTTTGTCTGTCTACATTGTGGGggatttttaaagggaaaatggaTTTCTAACTAAATTATTTCTAGTTAAATCAtgatttcttctcctttggaaaaaaatattctatttcaTTAGGCAACATAGGATCAGAAACAGGGTAACATATGCATCAAAAACAACACTCCAGTGCAGAGCAGTATCACCAGAAGAAAGGTATGGACCCCCCCAGGGAAATAAAGTCTCCCAAAATTGTTCATTCCCAAACTAAAaaaggaacaggatgcagaTGAAAAGCACGTGATACTGGGGTGCCGTTTGGTGTATGGTTAGTCCAGTTCACCATTGCATCTCTGTTCTGATATATTCCCTGCCCCAAATCAATCTTCCAGTAAGAAAGGAGCTTTTCTGtgtgataaggaaaaaaaaccaaatatattCAATATATGCAGATGCTAATATGAGACACAACAATTTATTTCTCATACCGAACTGGTAGAACAGGATTTCACAGCAGGTGAGACTAAGGGCACGGGTtggtttctccttttttgtttggttccAGTGTTACGAATGTTTGTATTTAACCCAGGTGCCTACAGAAACTCTGCTACAATGAGGgttgtcttttttcccccctaaacCCACACTTCAAGACAAAACTGGTGAATTTTGGCCGCACACCTGCACAAATGCTGCCAAAAGCCGCAGCTGTTTGTACACGCAGCGTGCAAAATACACCTGATGCACTGAAGACACAGCCTGCAAAACGCACCTGAGATTTTCTGCCAGCGGCACTTTCCAAGTGCAGCTCCACTGGGAACATTAACAGGGTGATGCCCTCGTCCTCTGCTCACCTGATATGTAAAAAGCTGATCCCTGTTCTTGACTGTGCAGGACATGTCGAACCGAGCAGGAGAGTTTCTGGTTCGTGCCCCTGGTGAGGATtatgctgctttctgctgcaaaGAGTCCGCTCTTATCCTGGGTAACGTTTTCTGAGAGGGATGGGAGATGCCGCCCATGGGGATCTTGCCACAGCACCTGGGGCTGCGGGTACCAGCCGGCTGAGCGACAGGTCACCCAGATTCCCCCGTCCTGGTAGCGCTCCAGCGTGATGAGCGGGGCAGAGCCGCTGGCTGCGGGAAAAGAGAGACCCCTGGGTGATCCCACAGGATACTGGGGGAATAAGGtgggctggctgttcctttcGATGGCGAGAAGAGCTAAACTTCAACATAGACAAAtcccagggttttttttaagatgagtGTCACCTGGAGTCAGGACATTTCTTGCAGTCTTTTTCACATAACTCAAAGATCTGCTCTGGAGGCTACTACTGCGGCAAAATAATCTGCAGACCTGGATATTAAAATATGGAAGCACGAACCAAGACATTCTTACTTTATTACCCAAtgacaaatttttttcttacaccCAGTTATATGAAGAAAACAATATCAAGAACACTTCTGAAGTAGGTAGCATATCTCATGAGCTCCTTACAGCTGCTCTGTAGGGATTTTTACCTCTCTGAGACATTCTTAGTATTTTCAACCACGGCACTTAATAAAACCCTATTTCCAAAGCAACCATCTGAAATTGCTTCTGGGaagaaggacagggaagaaaagcactGGCTACAAGCAAGTAAAATAGAGGTACCAGGGACATGGACTACAGACCTGTCACCTTCAGCTCCACCACAGCCTCATCGTAATCCAAGTCACGGTGAATAAAGCAGGTGTAATTCCCTCTGTCAGACAGTTGGACACGGAAAATTTTCAAGTCCACGCTGCCCTTGGCGAGGCCGTCCTTCAGCAGCTCGGTGCGCCCTTGGTATTGAAGCATCTGCTCCCCATACTGGTCCTGGCCCCCCTTGTAGCGATGCACAAAGGGCGAGAAGTGTTCCCGAAACCAGATCACCTCCGTGTCCTGCGCCCTCTGCTCTGGGGAGAAGCGGCAGGGCAACACCACATCCTCACCCATGGCCACGGTGATGGGGCCAGGGGGTCCTGTCACAttgagcagagctgggagaaacccccaggggaaaagaaataaccATGAGTTTGCTGCAGCGACTGAGCTCGGAAAGCCAGCGGATGCTGCTCCGTGCGGTTCGCGTGCTGCCGTGCCACGCCGTCACATTGGCAGCGTCACCGTGCCGGGGGAGACGAGGCATtgaggggagggctgggagagggACCCCTGCCACGCAGCATGGTGAGTAGGCTGGAGCCAGGCTACCACCCGTTCCTCTGCTTCCCTGTCCTGCGCTACCGTGAAAGTTCTTCAAATTCCTAAAAGATTATTTGTTCTCAAGGGGACAAGTGCTGCCCATGCTGCTCAGGGTGGGAGAAAGCAGGATAAGGAATGAAGGAAGGGGCTGGAAAGTTTCTGGGTGGTTGGCTGGAGAAAGCAGACAACTTGGGTACAAATAAAACTCGAATATCCTCAGCTATTCACGCCTATTAcgagagaaaataaaaacatctcaGGTGCTCTGGGCACctttggaaatttaaaaaaaaaggcttattaATAAGCTGGCCACTCAACTCACAGAGAAAGTGGTTTCTGGTTGAGGGGAAAAACAAGAAAGTCAACTTTTTTttggccagggctgccctgaAGAAGCTGCTTCAGGTCAGCAATCTAACAGAAAAAGAgggcagaatattttttaagatattttttcattgttttttcccttttttgaaTTGGTTCTGCAAAGGGTCCAGTGCACCCTGGACACAGCCCAGTAAAGAGATGACATGCTGGAAATGTGCTGCAaacagggaaagcagggagagaaacagcagcaaaccATAATCAACTCATCAGCATCATCTAATCTCCATCTGAGTTCAGCGAGGTTGTGTGAATGCCTGTCCTGACATGGCCAGAGGAATAAACCAGGATCCAGAGGGATGTTGGCGCTCTCAGAAGTGGACAAGGTTTATGGCAAAGGGCCTGACCCTGCTCTGTGCTCTGCCCTTCACGGGGAGTTGCTGCACTGGCAGTCGGGAAGATACTCAGGCTGGAAGCAACGCCACAGGGATCAGCAAGAACCAGGGGGAGTCCCTACCTGACTGCAGCTCGTGAACTTGGAAAACTAAACCATAGATGATAAAAGCCAGCAGAGAGCAGTGGAGGTGGAAACTGGAGAGCATCCTCTTCACTGGAGCACAACCTGgagatggggaaggagagggaaagggcaaaagggaggagaaacaagggaataaaaaaaaaaaaaagggcagaattCACTTTTAAAGGGGTTTATTGCAGATTGTAGCTCCTTTTTATGATGTCTAGGGAACAGCGACAGATGCTGAAGGTTGAAATCAATTTTCCATCATCAGCCTTTGCTGATGCTTGGAAGACTTTGCTTGCTGCTTTACATATGAAGTACCCAACTGGTATAAAAAGTTGTAGGAGTTTCCGATGGGGAAACAAAGGACAAGCTGCAACATCTCCTCTAATTCTATGAAAAAGTGGCAGTTGTTTTAATATGGAGCCCTTGCTTTTCTTATCCAGCCATAAGAAAGAGATGGTAAGGCACAGGATGAGAAGGAGAAACCCAGACCAAATACAtgtggagctggggctgtgtgCTTCTCCTCTGGGACAAATTCAGGACTCGGTTAATAGCTCATCCCCTGCCACCACACTGAGGGTGGGAAGAGGTCTCAGAccagggaaagcaaaataatcAAAACAGTGATTCAACACCCAGCCAAGATGGGACTTGGTCCTTCTCTGAACCCCACCCCAAATCCTCTTATCACTCGCTGACTTGGTCCCGGCTTTGTTAACAAGAAGTGAAAACTATGACCAATTTTGGCAGATGGCAGAAAGCGATTTCAATCCGCAGCATTCCGAGAGATGCCACATACCTGGAGGCTCCGAACTCGTGGGCTCAGGGCTGGGGCAGCGGTTGCTCGGCCATCATGTACTGCATCCAGAGGGGCCACCCCAATGCGAGCTATCCATTTCCGTGttcaaaaatgaaacaaaaaagtcaCTCTGCATCCCAGCCTGCCAACTGTTTCCTCCTCCGCTGCCTCCACTCAAAAATGAAAGTCACCGagtcatttgggtttttttcagcaatgcTTTTGCtccagaaatgcttttctgacaACATCGACAGGCACGGCCCTGCCACAGACCCCCTCCATGGCTGCAGATCGCAGCCTCCTCCCACAGCTCTCCCTGGACTTGGGAGGGATTGGAAACTGGCAGCAGTTTGCACGTTCCCTTCCCGGAGGGAGTGGAAAGGAGGAGGGTGACTGAGCTGGGATTCGCACCCAGAGGCAGTGCCGGGGTGGGAGCAAAGCCCAGCACTAGCTTAACAATTGCTTAAAAGTAATTCCTGCCCCGGCCAAAAGGTGAGGCCATTGAGGATGATTTGTTCAGGG comes from Haliaeetus albicilla chromosome 8, bHalAlb1.1, whole genome shotgun sequence and encodes:
- the LOC104321661 gene encoding butyrophilin subfamily 1 member A1, whose protein sequence is MLSSFHLHCSLLAFIIYGLVFQVHELQSALLNVTGPPGPITVAMGEDVVLPCRFSPEQRAQDTEVIWFREHFSPFVHRYKGGQDQYGEQMLQYQGRTELLKDGLAKGSVDLKIFRVQLSDRGNYTCFIHRDLDYDEAVVELKVTASGSAPLITLERYQDGGIWVTCRSAGWYPQPQVLWQDPHGRHLPSLSENVTQDKSGLFAAESSIILTRGTNQKLSCSVRHVLHSQEQGSAFYISDPFFQNAHPWMTAVCVVLVAVVVLLIIAAYLFKIKGKHEQKIAMQAAALQDRDAEIERQAEELAWRKYAVPIEEVKVVLDPDTAHCDLVLSDDCKSVKREDTLQDLPDIPERFNPWRCVLGREGFTSGRYYWEVEVVDGGGWTVGVSRQDVKRKGDIEFKPEQGIWALGQWAGHFQALTSPNRTLLPEIQTPKRIRVSLDYEEGRVTFFSVDEEIPIFTFPLASFEGISVHPWVWLGPGTWLKMCP